In Candidatus Acidiferrales bacterium, the following are encoded in one genomic region:
- the lysS gene encoding lysine--tRNA ligase has protein sequence MASEALDQIQQRERKLSQIEALGFDPYPHRFGFTHTIEQILARYSSHSGQQLEAEHPTVKVCGRIVTYRLHGKAGFAHLLGQGKKLQIYVRLDAVGEKMFQLFQLLDLGDVIGAEGYLFRTRTGELTVHVDRLTLLAKALLPLPEKWHGLADVEIRHRQRYLDLIVNQRVREVFLRRSQIIRALREFLEARGYVEVETPMMQPQPGGAVARPFRTHHQALDLNLYLRIAPELYLKRLVVGGLDRVYEINRNFRNEGISTQHNPEFTMLEFYQAYADCEDMMALTEEMLTQVVKQVCGTTTVTYEGKEVCFDKWQRLSLREAIACYWPEETKPTAAELAEAAALRRWAARYNQWAAARQLNPVDHSASLSEGVLTVALFEAVAAAQLISPTLVYDFPAEVSPLAKRRDDDPAVAERFEVFAGGLELGNAFSELNNPVEQRQRFEEQLRDRALAEAVGERIDEDYLRALGYGMPPTGGEGIGVDRLAMLLTDSHSIREVILFPLLRPESGKSAGKEAADPDPAQGGTTSRSGAS, from the coding sequence TTGGCCAGCGAGGCGCTCGACCAGATCCAGCAGCGCGAAAGAAAACTGAGTCAGATCGAAGCGCTTGGTTTTGATCCCTACCCTCACCGCTTTGGCTTCACGCACACAATTGAGCAAATCCTGGCTCGATACTCCTCGCACTCCGGCCAGCAACTCGAAGCCGAACACCCGACGGTGAAGGTCTGCGGCCGCATCGTGACCTATCGGTTGCACGGCAAAGCCGGGTTCGCGCATCTTCTGGGGCAAGGGAAGAAGCTCCAGATCTACGTCCGGCTCGATGCGGTGGGCGAGAAAATGTTTCAGCTTTTTCAACTGCTCGACTTGGGCGACGTGATCGGCGCGGAAGGGTATCTCTTTCGCACCCGCACGGGTGAATTGACGGTGCACGTGGACCGGTTGACGCTGCTGGCCAAGGCGCTCCTGCCGCTGCCGGAGAAGTGGCATGGACTCGCCGACGTGGAAATTCGCCACCGGCAGCGGTACCTCGACCTGATCGTCAACCAGCGGGTGCGCGAGGTTTTTTTGCGCCGGAGCCAGATCATCCGGGCGCTGCGAGAGTTCCTAGAGGCGCGAGGCTACGTCGAGGTGGAGACGCCGATGATGCAGCCTCAGCCGGGCGGGGCGGTCGCCCGGCCCTTTCGCACCCATCATCAGGCGCTCGACTTGAACCTCTACCTTCGCATTGCCCCGGAGCTCTATCTCAAGCGGCTCGTTGTCGGCGGCCTCGACCGCGTCTATGAAATCAACCGCAACTTTCGCAACGAGGGCATCTCCACCCAACACAACCCCGAATTTACGATGCTCGAGTTCTACCAGGCTTATGCGGACTGCGAAGACATGATGGCGCTCACCGAGGAGATGTTGACGCAAGTGGTGAAGCAGGTCTGCGGGACAACGACCGTGACGTACGAAGGCAAGGAGGTTTGCTTCGACAAGTGGCAGCGACTCTCCCTGCGCGAGGCGATTGCCTGCTATTGGCCGGAGGAGACGAAGCCAACGGCCGCTGAGCTTGCCGAAGCGGCGGCTTTGCGCCGGTGGGCGGCCCGGTACAACCAATGGGCCGCCGCCCGGCAGCTCAACCCGGTTGACCATTCAGCCAGCCTCTCGGAAGGAGTTTTGACAGTGGCCCTCTTCGAGGCAGTCGCCGCAGCGCAACTCATCTCTCCCACGCTGGTTTATGATTTTCCGGCGGAAGTCTCGCCCCTGGCAAAACGGCGCGATGACGATCCGGCTGTGGCCGAACGTTTTGAAGTTTTCGCCGGCGGACTGGAGCTGGGTAATGCGTTCAGCGAGCTCAACAACCCCGTGGAACAGCGCCAGCGGTTTGAAGAACAGTTGCGGGATCGGGCTCTGGCGGAGGCGGTGGGCGAGCGCATTGATGAAGATTATCTTCGGGCGCTCGGCTACGGCATGCCGCCCACCGGTGGCGAGGGCATTGGCGTGGATCGCCTCGCCATGCTCTTGACCGACTCGCACTCCATCCGCGAAGTGATCCTTTTTCCTCTCCTGCGGCCGGAATCGGGTAAATCCGCCGGAAAGGAAGCGGCCGATCCCGACCCCGCCCAAGGCGGGACGACAAGCCGCTCCGGGGCATCGTAA
- a CDS encoding FtsX-like permease family protein, whose amino-acid sequence MTFSTFLAFRFLRAKHKPGVLRLITGLAIFGVAAGVASLVLALGMNSGFRQVIQEGLLGATAHVSLVRTAGDGIRDYRALAERLGRWPHVRAVAPAIYETVLMASGSRAKGVVLKGIEPESEKRIGDILRSVPASALQSLGPDENRAEGLLLGKVLARELNVAAGDGLTITSPQGHLTPFGIVPRTKRYRVAGIFDSGFYDYDSAWAFGDLRSVQALLGLGDVASILEFRLDDLNLADRIGGEIVRAAGEGFTATNWMEQNKALFRALRLEKLVTALFIGLIVFVAGLNIFVLLVMTVNQKARDIAVLVALGARAAQISRVFVSQGLAVGLLGTFLGLAAGNGLSWLCDHFRLIPLDPEIYAISYVPFQAQLTDGIWITLAAGVISWAATLYPARSATAILPVEILRYQ is encoded by the coding sequence ATGACGTTTTCCACTTTCCTGGCTTTCCGCTTTCTGCGGGCCAAACACAAACCGGGCGTACTCCGGCTGATCACGGGGCTGGCTATCTTTGGAGTGGCCGCCGGGGTGGCTTCGCTGGTGCTGGCGCTCGGCATGAACAGTGGTTTCCGGCAGGTGATTCAGGAAGGGTTGCTGGGAGCTACGGCTCACGTAAGCCTTGTCCGCACGGCTGGCGATGGGATTCGCGACTATCGCGCGCTTGCGGAAAGGTTGGGCCGCTGGCCGCACGTCCGGGCAGTCGCGCCGGCGATTTACGAAACAGTGCTCATGGCGAGCGGTTCGCGAGCCAAAGGAGTCGTGCTAAAGGGAATTGAACCCGAGTCGGAGAAGCGGATTGGAGACATTCTGCGATCGGTGCCGGCCAGCGCCCTCCAGTCGCTCGGCCCCGACGAAAATCGGGCGGAAGGGCTGCTGCTCGGGAAGGTTCTGGCGCGCGAGCTGAACGTGGCGGCGGGCGATGGGCTGACGATTACCTCCCCCCAGGGCCATCTGACACCGTTCGGCATTGTGCCGCGCACCAAACGCTACCGGGTCGCTGGCATTTTCGACTCCGGTTTTTATGACTATGACTCGGCCTGGGCCTTTGGCGACCTCCGCTCCGTTCAGGCCTTGCTCGGGTTGGGCGATGTCGCCTCGATCCTGGAGTTTCGTCTGGATGATCTGAACCTGGCTGACCGCATCGGCGGGGAAATCGTTCGCGCGGCCGGGGAAGGTTTCACGGCGACCAACTGGATGGAGCAGAACAAAGCTCTGTTTCGTGCGCTGCGCCTGGAAAAGCTGGTGACGGCGCTGTTTATCGGACTCATTGTATTCGTCGCCGGCCTCAATATTTTTGTTCTGCTGGTGATGACGGTCAATCAAAAGGCGCGCGACATCGCCGTGCTGGTGGCACTGGGCGCCAGGGCGGCGCAAATTTCGCGCGTCTTTGTCAGCCAAGGGCTGGCGGTCGGGCTGCTGGGGACATTCCTCGGGCTTGCCGCCGGCAACGGGTTGAGCTGGCTCTGCGACCACTTTCGGCTCATCCCACTCGATCCTGAAATCTATGCGATCAGCTACGTCCCCTTTCAAGCCCAGCTCACGGACGGAATCTGGATCACGTTGGCGGCGGGGGTGATTAGCTGGGCGGCCACGTTGTACCCGGCCCGCTCGGCCACCGCCATCCTGCCGGTAGAAATTCTGCGTTATCAGTAG